A single genomic interval of Roseomonas aeriglobus harbors:
- the prmC gene encoding peptide chain release factor N(5)-glutamine methyltransferase produces the protein MRDALRAATTQLADVSETPRLDSELLMAHALGTSRDALILRHLDDPMPPAFADLVARRLRHEPVAYITGTRDFWTITLHVAPGVLIPRPDSETLIEAAIDRFAGTPGPRSVLDLGTGSGALLLAALAEWPEATGIGIDASDAAIAIARDNAERLSLTDRAQILRGDWTGHGGPHDLILCNPPYIGADEVLPRDVAQWEPASALFAGADGLDDYRRIAAVLRPQLAPGGVACIEIGATQADSVAALFVEQEFTVTLARDLAGRARCLVVT, from the coding sequence GTGCGGGACGCCCTCCGCGCCGCAACGACCCAGCTCGCCGACGTCTCCGAAACCCCGCGCCTCGACTCCGAGTTGCTGATGGCCCATGCGCTGGGCACCTCGCGCGACGCGCTGATCCTGCGTCACCTCGACGACCCCATGCCGCCGGCGTTTGCCGACCTCGTCGCCCGCCGCCTCCGCCACGAACCCGTCGCCTACATCACCGGCACCCGCGATTTCTGGACGATCACGCTCCATGTCGCTCCCGGTGTCCTCATCCCGCGCCCCGACAGCGAGACGCTGATCGAGGCCGCGATCGATCGTTTCGCCGGGACGCCCGGCCCGCGCTCGGTGCTCGACCTCGGCACCGGTTCCGGCGCGCTGCTCCTCGCCGCGCTCGCGGAATGGCCCGAAGCGACCGGCATCGGCATCGACGCCTCCGATGCCGCCATCGCCATCGCCCGCGATAATGCCGAACGGCTGAGCCTGACCGACCGCGCGCAGATCCTGCGCGGCGACTGGACGGGCCACGGCGGCCCGCACGACCTGATCCTCTGCAATCCGCCATACATCGGCGCCGACGAAGTTCTGCCGCGCGACGTCGCCCAATGGGAGCCCGCATCCGCGCTGTTCGCCGGTGCCGATGGCCTCGACGACTATCGCCGGATCGCCGCCGTGCTCCGCCCGCAGCTCGCGCCCGGCGGCGTCGCCTGTATCGAGATCGGCGCGACCCAGGCCGACAGCGTCGCTGCGCTGTTCGTTGAACAGGAGTTCACCGTCACACTTGCCCGCGACCTCGCGGGGCGGGCGCGATGCCTGGTCGTCACTTGA
- a CDS encoding histidine--tRNA ligase, which translates to MARIQTPQRVRGTQDIAFDEERRFARVVEAFDRIRKLYCFGRVELPVFEDTQVFARSIGETTDVVSKEMYTFPDRGGDSLTLRPEFTAGIARAYIGNGWQQHAPIKVATHGPVFRYERPQKGRYRQFHQIDAEILGAAEPAADVELLALADQLLSELGIAGGVTLQLNTLGDAPTRDAWRAALVEHFAGARDVLSEDSLVRLDKNPMRILDSKDPRDRPIADSAPGIDEFLTAEASDFFAAVTSGLDAAGVKWTRNDRLVRGLDYYRHTAFEFVTDRLGAQGTVLAGGRYDGLVESLGGQPTPGVGWAAGIERLAMLLDEPVKTGPDVIVVVEDDADYAQALSALSQLRKSGLSADIVATGSPKKRYDKAVKLDPAETLTFAGGAPRSRVLRGSVARGLEALG; encoded by the coding sequence ATGGCCCGCATCCAGACTCCGCAGCGCGTGCGCGGCACGCAGGACATCGCGTTCGACGAGGAACGCCGCTTCGCCCGCGTGGTCGAGGCGTTCGATCGTATCCGCAAACTCTATTGCTTCGGCCGCGTCGAATTGCCGGTGTTCGAGGATACCCAGGTCTTCGCCCGCTCGATCGGCGAGACGACCGACGTCGTATCTAAGGAAATGTACACCTTCCCCGACCGCGGCGGCGATTCGCTGACGCTGCGCCCGGAATTCACTGCCGGCATCGCGCGGGCCTATATCGGCAACGGCTGGCAGCAGCATGCGCCGATCAAGGTCGCGACGCACGGCCCCGTATTCCGCTACGAACGCCCGCAGAAGGGGCGGTATCGCCAGTTCCACCAGATCGACGCCGAAATCCTGGGCGCGGCGGAGCCGGCGGCGGACGTCGAACTGCTGGCGCTGGCGGACCAACTGCTGAGCGAACTGGGCATTGCCGGGGGCGTGACGCTCCAGCTCAACACGCTGGGCGATGCCCCCACGCGCGACGCGTGGCGCGCGGCGCTGGTCGAGCATTTCGCGGGCGCCCGCGACGTATTGAGCGAGGACAGCCTGGTCCGGCTCGACAAGAACCCGATGCGCATCCTCGATTCGAAGGACCCGCGCGACCGGCCGATCGCGGATTCGGCGCCGGGGATCGATGAGTTTTTGACCGCGGAGGCGAGCGACTTCTTCGCGGCGGTCACGTCGGGCCTCGATGCGGCGGGAGTGAAGTGGACGCGCAACGACCGGCTGGTGCGTGGGCTCGATTACTATCGCCACACGGCGTTCGAGTTCGTGACCGACCGGCTGGGCGCGCAGGGAACGGTGCTGGCCGGCGGGCGCTATGACGGGCTGGTCGAGAGCCTGGGCGGACAACCGACACCGGGCGTCGGCTGGGCCGCGGGGATCGAGCGGCTGGCGATGTTGTTGGACGAGCCGGTGAAGACGGGGCCGGACGTGATCGTGGTCGTCGAGGACGATGCCGATTATGCGCAGGCGCTGTCGGCGCTTTCTCAACTGCGGAAGAGCGGACTGTCCGCTGATATCGTCGCGACCGGATCGCCCAAGAAGCGGTACGACAAGGCGGTGAAGCTGGATCCGGCCGAGACGCTGACGTTTGCCGGCGGTGCGCCGCGCTCGCGGGTCTTGCGTGGGTCGGTCGCGCGTGGTCTGGAGGCGTTGGGGTGA
- a CDS encoding DUF2147 domain-containing protein: MGTLREIGLAAAAMLASIPAGATPTSPAGLWMSPHKSVVVETGACGDKLCGRIVWANGEAQGDARDAGVEHLVGTVLLQDYRPTGDGRWKGTVFVPDMAHSFASEIDTVSPEVLRVKGCILGGLLCKSQLWTRIASVPRD; the protein is encoded by the coding sequence ATGGGGACGCTGAGAGAGATCGGACTGGCGGCGGCAGCGATGCTGGCGAGCATACCGGCCGGCGCCACGCCGACCTCTCCCGCAGGCTTATGGATGAGCCCGCACAAAAGCGTGGTGGTTGAGACCGGGGCGTGCGGCGACAAGCTTTGTGGCCGGATCGTCTGGGCGAACGGCGAGGCGCAGGGCGACGCGCGCGACGCCGGCGTCGAGCATCTCGTCGGCACGGTCCTTCTTCAGGATTATCGCCCCACCGGCGACGGCCGTTGGAAAGGCACGGTCTTCGTCCCCGACATGGCGCACAGCTTCGCCTCGGAGATCGACACCGTCTCCCCGGAGGTGCTGCGCGTGAAGGGCTGCATCCTGGGCGGGCTGTTGTGCAAGTCGCAGCTATGGACGCGGATTGCGTCGGTCCCGCGTGACTAG
- a CDS encoding response regulator transcription factor, producing MKILVIEDDDAMAAFVTKGLAEAGYTVDRAATGRDGLFLATDGTYDCIVLDRMLPGIDGMAVLAGMRGAGIETPVIVLSALGAPEDRIAGLTKGADDYLTKPFAFAELAARIALLIRRGSAATNAPQTQLGYDDLEMDLLARRVRRAGQTIDLQPREFRLLEFLLRHADQVVTRTMLLEAVWDYHFDPGTNVIDVHLSRLRRKVDDGFARPLLQTVRGVGYRLGAAG from the coding sequence ATGAAGATCCTGGTGATCGAGGATGACGACGCGATGGCCGCCTTCGTGACCAAGGGGTTGGCGGAGGCGGGTTATACCGTCGACCGCGCCGCCACGGGGCGCGACGGGTTGTTCCTGGCGACGGACGGCACCTACGACTGTATCGTGCTCGACCGGATGTTGCCCGGGATCGACGGCATGGCGGTGCTGGCCGGCATGCGTGGCGCGGGAATCGAGACGCCGGTCATCGTGCTTTCCGCACTCGGCGCGCCGGAGGACCGTATCGCCGGATTGACCAAGGGCGCGGACGATTATCTGACCAAGCCGTTCGCTTTCGCCGAACTTGCCGCGCGGATCGCACTGCTCATCCGGCGCGGGAGTGCCGCGACGAACGCACCGCAGACGCAGCTTGGCTACGACGATCTGGAAATGGACCTGCTCGCCCGTCGCGTCCGCCGTGCAGGACAGACGATCGATCTGCAACCGCGCGAATTCCGCCTGCTCGAATTCCTGCTACGTCACGCCGATCAGGTCGTGACGCGCACGATGCTGCTGGAGGCGGTGTGGGATTACCACTTCGATCCCGGCACCAACGTCATCGACGTTCATCTGAGCCGCCTGCGTCGCAAGGTCGACGACGGGTTCGCCAGGCCCTTGCTTCAGACCGTCCGCGGTGTCGGCTATCGGCTGGGTGCGGCGGGATAG
- the prfA gene encoding peptide chain release factor 1, producing MTRIPADRIRQIEARRDELQALMATGDLPGDRFVAVSKEYAEIEPVALAAAEVRRLRQEAESLTYMSQDGDAELRAMAIEELHDNERALEAADRALALALLPRDVADERAAMLEIRAGTGGDEAALFAGDLLRMYQRYADRQGWKVELISFSDSDAGGYKEVVASVVGKGVFAKLKFESGVHRVQRVPVTESGGRIHTSAATVAVLPEAEEVDVDIQDKDLKIDIYRASGAGGQHVNTTDSAIRITHLPTGLVVIQQDERSQHKNKAKALKVLRTRLYEAERERLASERAGARKSMVGSGDRSERIRTYNFPQGRVTDHRINLTLHRLPEILMGEMDELIDALLAEDEAERLASINE from the coding sequence ATGACCCGCATCCCCGCCGACCGCATCCGCCAGATCGAGGCGCGGCGTGACGAACTGCAGGCGTTGATGGCGACCGGCGATCTGCCGGGCGACCGCTTCGTCGCGGTGTCGAAGGAATATGCCGAGATCGAGCCGGTCGCGCTGGCCGCCGCCGAAGTGCGCCGCTTGCGGCAGGAGGCCGAGAGCCTGACCTATATGTCGCAGGACGGCGATGCCGAGCTGCGCGCGATGGCGATCGAGGAACTGCACGATAACGAGCGCGCGCTGGAAGCCGCCGATCGCGCGCTTGCGCTCGCGCTGCTGCCGCGCGACGTGGCGGACGAGCGTGCCGCGATGCTCGAAATCCGCGCGGGCACTGGCGGCGACGAGGCCGCGCTGTTCGCGGGCGACCTGCTGCGCATGTACCAGCGCTATGCCGACCGCCAGGGGTGGAAGGTCGAGCTGATCTCCTTCTCCGACAGCGATGCCGGCGGCTACAAGGAAGTGGTCGCCTCTGTCGTCGGCAAAGGCGTCTTCGCCAAGCTGAAGTTTGAAAGCGGCGTCCACCGCGTGCAGCGCGTGCCGGTGACCGAAAGCGGCGGGCGTATCCACACTTCCGCTGCAACCGTCGCGGTGCTCCCGGAGGCCGAGGAGGTCGACGTCGACATTCAGGACAAGGACCTGAAGATCGATATTTATCGCGCGTCCGGCGCGGGCGGGCAGCACGTCAACACGACCGACTCCGCGATCCGCATCACCCACTTGCCGACCGGCCTCGTCGTCATCCAGCAGGACGAACGCAGCCAGCACAAGAACAAGGCCAAGGCGCTGAAGGTGCTGCGCACACGGCTGTACGAGGCGGAGCGCGAGCGGCTGGCGTCGGAGCGCGCCGGCGCGCGCAAGTCGATGGTGGGCTCCGGCGACCGGTCGGAGCGGATCCGGACGTATAATTTCCCGCAGGGGCGCGTGACCGACCACCGCATCAACCTGACGCTGCACCGGCTGCCCGAAATCCTGATGGGCGAGATGGACGAGCTGATCGACGCGCTGTTGGCCGAGGACGAAGCCGAGCGGTTGGCGTCCATCAATGAATGA
- a CDS encoding CBS domain-containing protein, which produces MTIAVILGGKGHDVATIDADASVGDAVRLLADKRIGAVPVMEGGTVAGVFSERDVIRYLANDGADVLDRPVRAVMTTPVETIAPGEPVLGALSVMTHRRIRHLPVVDGDALVGIVSIGDLVKHRIDRIEAEAAAMRDYIGS; this is translated from the coding sequence ATGACGATCGCGGTAATCCTGGGCGGCAAGGGTCACGATGTGGCGACGATCGACGCGGATGCCAGTGTCGGTGATGCGGTACGGTTGCTTGCCGACAAGCGGATCGGGGCGGTTCCGGTGATGGAGGGTGGTACGGTCGCCGGGGTCTTTTCCGAACGCGATGTGATCCGGTATCTCGCAAACGACGGCGCCGACGTGCTCGATCGACCGGTTCGCGCCGTGATGACGACGCCTGTCGAAACGATTGCCCCCGGCGAGCCGGTATTGGGCGCGCTGTCGGTCATGACCCATCGGCGCATCCGGCACCTGCCGGTGGTCGATGGCGACGCCTTGGTCGGCATCGTTTCGATCGGCGACCTGGTAAAACACCGCATCGACCGGATCGAGGCCGAGGCCGCAGCCATGCGCGACTATATCGGAAGCTGA
- a CDS encoding DUF4167 domain-containing protein, protein MNNRQAGRRRGRGGQRQGGNPGRPDNGNRIDNRARGNAAQLLEKYKNLAADAQRAGDRVNTEYYLQFADHYFRVLAETRSRAEENGQARRQRDEDMDDEGEDFGFEGEVASPAQYQQGGEDGERQERPRRDYRENRDSADRAPRGDREARPRRDRDAGTDQGEARPRRQPRELNGGEAASEERPAPIPANDEPRRTRRPRREAAQDADQGNGFDAALLPPAISTDPVASVAAEEEAPAERPRRGRPRRVRTEDEAVPPAA, encoded by the coding sequence ATGAACAATCGTCAGGCCGGCCGCCGTCGCGGCCGCGGCGGGCAGCGTCAAGGGGGTAACCCCGGTCGCCCGGATAACGGCAATCGCATCGACAATCGTGCACGCGGCAATGCCGCCCAGCTGCTCGAGAAATACAAGAATCTCGCCGCCGATGCGCAACGCGCGGGCGATCGGGTCAACACCGAATATTATCTCCAGTTCGCCGACCATTATTTCCGCGTGCTCGCCGAAACGCGGTCGCGCGCCGAGGAAAATGGCCAGGCCCGTCGCCAGCGCGATGAGGACATGGACGACGAGGGCGAGGATTTCGGCTTCGAAGGCGAAGTCGCCAGCCCGGCGCAATATCAGCAGGGTGGCGAGGACGGCGAGCGTCAGGAGCGCCCGCGCCGCGACTATCGCGAGAACCGCGACAGCGCCGATCGCGCGCCCCGCGGTGACCGCGAAGCGCGTCCGCGCCGCGACCGCGACGCCGGCACTGATCAGGGGGAAGCGCGCCCGCGTCGTCAGCCGCGCGAACTGAACGGCGGCGAGGCTGCATCGGAAGAGCGTCCCGCGCCGATTCCCGCGAATGACGAACCCCGCCGCACCCGTCGTCCGCGGCGCGAAGCGGCGCAGGACGCCGATCAGGGCAACGGCTTCGACGCTGCGTTGCTGCCGCCGGCGATCTCGACCGATCCGGTCGCGTCGGTCGCAGCGGAGGAAGAAGCCCCTGCCGAGCGTCCGCGTCGTGGTCGCCCGCGCCGGGTGCGCACCGAAGACGAGGCGGTTCCACCCGCAGCATAA
- a CDS encoding lipopolysaccharide biosynthesis protein yields the protein MTDSARISSNQPAEAADQPTESLRSQVRSAVIWRSGTQILGQGIAWASTFLVIRILSPADYGLFAMTQVILVLLNMLNGYGLASAVIQKAEIDDRAVRQLFGMLILLNAGLALAQFLAAPLAAAYFRHPQVGELLRVQAALYMTTPFIALPYALLSRRMEFKRQSAVNLMSAVLGAIAAFAGAVSGLGVWTLVLAPAVMWTTRAAGMMWAAQWWRMPSFDFRGAGGIARYGGLMAAGQMFWFVQSQADVFIAGRTLPAYELGIYTTSLFLAQIFVSKFVPPLNEVAFSAYARIQDDGASMAAAFLTSVRTIFLAAMPFYLGLAVVADPLVSVVLGEKWLDTGPIVALLALAMPFMTLQVLFAPASDARGHPEISARNSATGAVVLGIAFLVGAHWGVRGLAIAWIAAYPLYLAICARRTLPVIGVRAQAVAAAVVVPVLAAIVMAAAVWLLDRALPVLSPAARLVILIPAGGLIYLAVLLAVARDMIRETIDLVRNR from the coding sequence GTGACCGATAGCGCGCGAATCAGCTCGAATCAGCCGGCCGAAGCAGCCGACCAACCCACGGAATCGCTGCGATCGCAGGTTCGCAGTGCCGTGATCTGGCGATCGGGCACCCAGATCCTGGGCCAGGGAATTGCTTGGGCCTCCACGTTCCTCGTGATTCGTATCTTGAGTCCGGCGGATTATGGTCTGTTCGCGATGACGCAGGTCATCCTGGTCCTGCTGAACATGCTGAACGGCTATGGACTAGCCAGCGCCGTCATCCAGAAGGCCGAGATCGACGACCGCGCCGTCCGGCAGCTGTTCGGGATGCTCATCCTGCTCAATGCCGGCCTGGCGCTGGCGCAGTTTCTCGCAGCACCGCTGGCCGCCGCCTATTTCCGTCACCCGCAAGTCGGCGAATTGCTGCGAGTGCAGGCCGCCTTGTACATGACGACGCCCTTCATCGCCCTTCCCTATGCGCTGCTGTCGCGGCGGATGGAGTTCAAGCGGCAATCGGCGGTCAATCTGATGTCGGCCGTGCTCGGGGCGATCGCCGCCTTCGCCGGCGCGGTCAGTGGCCTGGGCGTCTGGACCCTCGTCCTGGCGCCGGCGGTCATGTGGACGACGCGTGCCGCGGGCATGATGTGGGCGGCGCAGTGGTGGCGGATGCCCAGCTTTGATTTTCGCGGCGCCGGCGGCATCGCGCGGTACGGCGGTCTGATGGCGGCCGGTCAGATGTTCTGGTTCGTCCAGAGCCAGGCCGACGTGTTCATCGCGGGACGCACGCTGCCCGCCTATGAGTTGGGCATCTACACGACCAGCCTGTTTTTGGCGCAGATCTTCGTGTCGAAGTTCGTACCGCCGCTGAACGAAGTCGCTTTTTCCGCTTATGCGCGCATCCAGGACGATGGCGCGTCGATGGCGGCGGCGTTCCTCACGTCGGTCCGGACCATTTTCCTGGCAGCGATGCCCTTCTACCTTGGTCTCGCGGTCGTCGCCGATCCGCTGGTATCGGTGGTCCTGGGCGAGAAGTGGCTGGACACCGGGCCGATCGTCGCGCTGCTCGCGCTGGCGATGCCGTTCATGACGCTGCAAGTGCTGTTCGCGCCGGCCAGCGACGCCCGCGGGCATCCGGAGATCAGCGCGCGCAATTCAGCGACCGGCGCGGTGGTGCTGGGAATCGCCTTTTTGGTCGGAGCGCACTGGGGTGTCCGCGGCCTCGCGATCGCTTGGATCGCCGCCTATCCTCTGTATCTTGCGATCTGTGCGCGGCGGACGCTGCCGGTGATCGGCGTGCGCGCGCAAGCGGTCGCCGCCGCAGTCGTCGTGCCGGTGCTCGCGGCCATCGTGATGGCCGCAGCGGTATGGCTGCTCGATCGCGCGCTGCCGGTCCTGTCGCCGGCAGCGCGACTCGTCATCCTGATCCCGGCGGGTGGCCTGATCTATCTGGCCGTGTTGCTCGCGGTTGCGCGCGACATGATCCGCGAGACGATCGACCTCGTGCGCAACCGTTAA